In the Streptomyces sp. 3214.6 genome, TGGACAAGCCGGACGTCGACTTCATCGAGGGCCTCTCCCCGGCCGTCTCCATCGACCAGAAGTCGACCTCGCGCAACCCGCGCTCCACGGTCGGCACCATCACCGAGGTCTACGACTACCTGCGTCTGCTCTTCGCGCGCATCGGCAAGCCGCACTGCCCCGAGTGCAGCCGCCCGATCACGCGCCAGTCGCCGCAGGCCATCGTCGACAAGGTGCTGGAGCTGCCGGAGGGCAGCCGCTTCCAGGTGCTGTCGCCGCTGGTGCGCGAGCGCAAGGGCGAGTTCGTCGACCTGTTCGCGGATCTCCAGACCAAGGGCTACTCCCGCGCGCGGGTCGACGGCACGACCATCCAGCTCTCCGAACCGCCCACGCTGAAGAAGCAGGAGAAGCACACCATCGAGGTGGTCATCGACCGTCTCACGGTGAAGGACACGGCCAAGCGCCGCCTCACCGACTCGGTGGAGACCGCGCTCGGCCTCTCCGGCGGGATGGTCGTGCTCGACTTCGTCGACCTCCCCGAGGGCGACCCCGAGCGCGAGCGCATGTACTCGGAGCACCTGTACTGCCCGTACGACGACCTGTCCTTCGAGGAGCTGGAGCCCCGCTCCTTCTCCTTCAACTCGCCCTTCGGCGCCTGTCCCGAGTGCACCGGCATCGGCACGCGCATGGAGGTCGACGCCGAGCTGATCGTCCCGGACGAGGACAAGTCCCTCGACGAGGGCGCCATCCACCCCTGGTCGCACGGCCACACCAAGGACTACTTCGGCCGCCTGATCGGCGCCCTCGCGGACGCGCTGGGCTTCCGTACGGACATCCCCTTCGCAGGCCTGCCGCAGCGCGCCAAGAAGGCCCTGCTGTACGGCCACAAGACGCAGATCGAGGTCCGTTACCGCAACAGGTACGGCCGCGAGCGGGTGTACACCACGCCCTTCGAGGGCGCCGTCCCGTTCGTGAAGCGCCGGCACGGCGAGGCCGAGAGCGACGCCAGCCGTGAGCGCTTCGAGGGCTACATGCGCGAGGTGCCCTGCCCCACCTGCGAGGGCACGCGCCTCAAGCCGCTGGTCCTCGCGGTCACGGTCATGGACAAGTCCATCGCCGAGGTCTCCGGGATGTCCATCAGCGACTGCGCGGACTTCCTGGGGGAGCTGAAGCTCAACGCCCGCGACAAGAAGATCGCCGAGCGCGTCCTGAAGGAGGTCAACGAGCGGCTGCGGTTCCTCGTCGACGTCGGCCTGGACTACCTCTCCCTCAACCGCGCGGCCGGCACGCTCTCCGGCGGCGAGGCCCAGCGCATCCGCCTGGCCACCCAGATCGGCTCCGGCCTCGTCGGCGTCCTCTACGTCCTCGACGAGCCGTCCATCGGTCTGCACCAGCGCGACAACCACCGGCTGATCGAGACCCTCGTCCGACTGCGCGACATGGGCAACACGCTCATCGTCGTCGAGCACGACGAGGACACCATCAAGGTCGCCGACTGGATCGTCGACATCGGCCCCGGGGCCGGCGAGCACGGCGGCAAGGTCGTGCACAGCGGCTCCCTGAAGGAGCTGCTCGCCAACGCCGAGTCGCAGACCGGGCAGTACCTGTCCGGCAAGAAGGCGATCCCGGTGCCCGACATCCGGCGTCCGCAGGACCCCTCCCGCCGGCTCACCGTGCACGGCGCCCGCGAGAACAACCTTCAGGACATCGACGTGTCCTTCCCGCTGGGCGTGTTCACCGCGGTCACCGGCGTCTCCGGTTCCGGCAAGTCCACGCTGGTCAACGACATCCTGTACACGCACCTGGCCCGCGAGCTGAACGGCGCGAGGAACGTTCCCGGGCGGCACACGCGTGTGGACGGCGACGACCTCGTCGACAAGGTCGTGCACGTCGACCAGTCGCCCATCGGCCGCACCCCGCGCTCCAACCCGGCCACGTACACGGGCGTCTTCGACCACGTCCGCAAGCTGTTCGCGGAGACGACCGAGGCGAAGGTCCGCGGCTATCTGCCCGGCCGCTTCTCCTTCAACGTCAAGGGCGGTCGCTGCGAGAACTGCGCGGGCGACGGCACGATCAAGATCGAGATGAACTTCCTCCCGGACGTCTACGTCCCGTGCGAGGTCTGCCACGGCGCCCGCTACAACCGGGAGACGCTGGAGGTCCACTACAAGGGCAAGTCCATCGCGGACGTCCTGAACATGCCGATCGAGGAGGCGACGGACTTCTTCGAGGCGGTCCCCGCGATCGCCCGCCACCTCAACACCCTGAAGGACGTCGGCCTCGGCTACGTCCGGCTCGGCCAGTCCGCGACGACGCTGTCCGGCGGTGAGGCCCAGCGTGTGAAGCTCGCCAGCGAGCTCCAGCGCCGTTCCACCGGCCGCACGGTCTACGTCCTGGACGAGCCGACGACGGGTCTGCACTTCGAGGACATCAGCAAGCTGCTGAAGGTCCTCGCCGGCCTCGTCGACAAGGGCAACACGGTCATCGTCATCGAGCACAACCTCGACGTGATCAAGACCGCCGACTGGGTGGTCGACATGGGTCCCGAGGGCGGCGCCGGCGGCGGTCTGGTGGTCGCCGAGGGCACGCCCGAGGAGGTCGCCGGGGTGCCGACCAGCCACACCGGCAAGTTCCTGCGGGAGGTCCTCGGCGCCGACCGGATCAGCGACGCCGCCCAGGTGAGGGCCCCGCGCAGGACGGCGGCGAAGAAGACGGTCGCGGCCCGGACCACGGCGCGCAAGACGGCGACCGCCAAGACGTCGACGGCGAACGACACGGCGACCAAGAAGGCCGCCGGGGCGACGACGAAGGCGACCGCCGCGAAGAAGACGACACGGGCCCGCAAGGCCTGACGGACCGCGCGAGCAACACGGCGCCCCGCGGGAACTCCCCGCGGGGCGCCGCCCGTTGCCCCTCTACCGGGCCGACGCCACCTTCCAGCGCCGCCGCCCCCGCAGTGCCAACGGCCTCTAGAACTCGCCCAGTTCGGAGGCGTACGGTGGTTCCGCTCCGGCCCGGGAGCAGGTGATCGCCGCCGCGCGTGCGGCGAACCGCAGCAACTGCCCCCAACCGTCGGCGCCCAGCCCCTCGAGGGCGGCCGGGGACAGGGCGTCCCGCGCCGAAAGGCCGTGCAGCAGGGCCGCGTTCACCGTGTCCCCCGCACCGATAGTGTCCACCACGTCCACCTCCTCACCCGATACCGCGTACACGGCGCCGCTCCGGGTGAAGGCGGTCAGTCCGTCCCCGCCCTGGGTGATCACGACGGCCGAAGGACCGGCGGACAACCACTCGCGCGGGGTGCCGCCCAGCCACTCGGCGTCCTCCTCGGAGAGCTTGAGCAGGGACACCGACGGCAGCCAGCTCTTGAAGCGGGCCCGGTAGGCGTCGGCGTCGGGGATCAGCCCGGGGCGGATGTTCGGGTCGAGCACGGTGAACAGGCCCTGTGCCGCGGCGGCCCGCAGCAGCTCCTCGTACGCGCTCGCGCCCGGCTCCAGGACGAGCGAGCAGGTGCCGAAGGACACCGCACGCGTCCCCGCGGGCAGCGTGGCCGGCATCGAGAACAGCCGGTCGGCGGTGCCGTCGACGTAGAAGGAGTAGGCGGCCGAACCGTTCCCGTCGATCGTGGCGACGGCGAGCGTGGTCGGCTCCGCGCCGCGTTGCACCGACGACAGGTCCACGCCGGATTCCCGCAGTCTGCCCAGCAGCGCCTCGCCGAAGGCGTCCCGCGAGGTGCGGGAGCAGAAGGCCGTGGGGGAGCCGAGACGGCCCAGCGCGACGGCCGTGTTGTAGGGGCCGCCGCCGAGCGCCGGCTGCAGCCCCGCGAGGGCACCCGTGCCCTGCGGTACCAGGTCGATCAGGGCCTCACCGGCGACGACGATCACAGGACGGTTCCTTTCGGGTTCTCTGGCTGCGCATGCGAGGGACGCCGGTGCGGGCGAGCCGCACGAGTCCGCGCCGGCCGGTCGCCGGACAACGGCACGGCACGGTGTCCTCGGGCCTGGACAGGCCGCGCTCGCGCAGGGTGCGCGGGGTGCCCAGCGGGCCGGCGGTCATCGCGTGCCGTTCAGCGCGTACGAGACGGCCCCCAAGCGGACACCCGCGTGCCGCGCGACGTCGGCCATGGTCGGCATCGCGCCCTTCCCGCCCCTCGGACCTCGCGGCCTCTCACTGACCTTCCGGCCGGGAAGCTATCCCATTCGAAGGCGCGCGTAAACGCGGCCCGACACCTGCGGGAACGCCTGAACGGGCAGCGAAACGGCCGTTCAATCCCAGTCCCAGCCGATGCCCACCATGCCCGACCGTACCCGCGGCTCGACGAGGTGCACCGAGCGGTGCCGGCCGCTGAACGGCAGTTCCTGGCGGCCGCTGCGCGGCGCCGCCGCCGAGTGCTGGGTGAACCGGTGGCAGCGCACCGGGAGGGCGTGCTCGTCGAAGCGGATCTGCAGGGCGTACTGGCCGCCCGCCGAGCCGAAGCCGCGGACGTACTCGCGGGACGCGCCGGCGGTGCCGTCCTCGACGCCGTAGCGGAAGAGGAAGGTGTCGCCGGCCCGTAGGCGGGTGTCGAAGAGGAGTTCGGCCACGAGCACGCCGGTGTCGTGGTGGCGGCGGACGCGGCCGGCCCGGCAGTTCTCCAGGGCGTGCACCGTCATCCGCTCCGGGGTGCATCCGGGGTCGCCGTGGTGGACGGCCACGAAGCGGTCGACGCCGTCACGGTGGGCGCGCACGATGTGCTGCGACTCGCGCCCCAGGAGCTCGCGTCGCGCCCCGATGCGGACCCGTTCGTGATGGCCCAGGGTGTGCAGCCCGCCGTCGACGGGGCACTCCAGTTCGCCGAGCAGCCGTTCGAGGATGCCGGAGGCCTCCAGGAGCGAACGGTAGGTGCGGCCCGCGGACTGTCCGGCCCCTGCGGTGCCGCCCCCGCCGTCGGGCTCCGCGAGCAGCCGGATCAGGGACTCCTCCGGCAGGTGCAGGATCTCCTCCAGCGCGCGGACGGCCCGCAGCGACTCGGGGCGCTGCGGCCGCCGGGCGCCCTGCTGCCAGTAGCTCAGGCTCGTCACGCCCACCTTGACCCCGTAACGCGACAGATGGTGCTGGACGCGCTGCAGCGGCAGTCCACGGGCGGCTATCGCGGCGCGCAGCGCCACATGGAAGGGGCCGCCCCGCAGGGCCGTCTGGAGTTCCGCCGTGGCGGCGGTGTCGACGGCGGCGTCCGCGTGCTGTGTGGCGTGCGGCATGCAGGGGCCTTTCTGTGAATGCTCACGACGGCTGGTCGGACCGTGCGCGTGGGGGGTCGGGGCCTTGGCTGCGTCGCCGGAACTCCTTCACATCCGTAGGGCGGCCTTCAGGGCCCCGAGTTCCCCCGCATTGAAGCGTGTTGACCAAGTCCCGACAACACCTGTTGCCCGAGTGGCACGTGCATGTGGCCGAGTCGGTGCCCCAGGGGCCGCGCCTCCTGAGCCCCGCTCGTCCACAGCACCGTCGGACACCCCGATCGTTGTCCACAGCCCCACCGGAGTGTCACCCCGCGCCAGTAGGGTGTGAGACATGGCCGACCCCTCCAGCTACCGCCCCAAGCCGGGACAGATCCCGGACTCTCCGGGGGTGTACCGATTCCGCGACGAGCACCGCCGGGTGATCTACGTCGGAAAGGCGAAGAGCCTGCGCCAGCGCCTTGCGAACTACTTCCAGGACCTGGCGGGCCTGCACCCGCGCACCCGCACGATGGTCACCACGGCCGCGTCGGTGGAGTGGACGGTGGTGTCCACGGAGGTCGAGGCGCTGCAGCTGGAGTACTCCTGGATCAAGGAGTACGACCCCCGGTTCAACGTCAAGTACCGCGACGACAAGAGCTACCCGTACCTCGCGGTCACGATGAACGAGGAGTACCCGCGCGTGCAGGTGATGCGCGGCCACAAGAAGAAGGGCGTCAGGTACTTCGGGCCGTACGCGCACGCGTGGGCGATCCGGGACACCGTCGACCTGCTGCTGCGCGTCTTCCCCGTGCGCACCTGCTCCGCCGGCGTGTTCAAGAACGCCGCCCGCACCGGCCGCCCCTGTCTGCTCGGCTACATCGGCAAGTGCTCCGCGCCCTGCGTGGGCCGGATCTCCCCCGACGACCACTGGGAACTCGCCGACGAGTTCTGCGACTTCATGACCGGCCGCACCGGCACCTACCTCCGCCGCCTGGAGAAGCAGATGATGGAGGCGGCCGAGGAGATGGAGTACGAGCGGGCCGCCCGCCTGCGCGACGACATCGAGGCGCTGAAGAAGGCCATGGAGAAGAACGCGGTCGTGCTCGCGGACGCGACCGACGCCGACCTGATCGCGGTCGCCGAGGACGAGCTGGAGGCGGCCGTCCAGATCTTCCACGTCCGCGGCGGACGCGTGCGCGGCCAGCGCGGCTGGGTCACCGACAAGGTCGAGGACGTCACGACCGGCGCCCTCGTCGAGCACGCCCTCCAGCAGTTGTACGGCGAGGAGACGGGCGACTCCGTCCCCAAGGAGGTCCTGGTCCCCGCCCTGCCCGACCCGGTCGAACCCGTGCAGGAGTGGCTCACTGGGCGGCGCGGGTCCAACGTGTCGCTGCGCATCCCGCAGCGGGGCGACAAGAAGGCCCTGATGGAGACCGTCGAACGCAACGCACAGCAGGCGCTCGTCCTGCACAAGACGAAGCGGGCCTCCGACCTGACCACGCGCTCGCGCGCCCTGGAGGAGATCGCCGAGGCCCTCGACCTGGACAGCGCCCCGCTGCGCATCGAGTGCTACGACATCTCCCACCTCCAGGGGGACGACGTCGTGGCCTCCATGGTCGTCTTCGAGGACGGTCTGCAGCGCAAGAGCGAGTACCGCCGCTTCCAGATCAAGGGCTTCGAGGGCCAGGACGACGTCCGCTCCATGCACGAGGTGATCACCCGCCGCTTCCGGCGCTACCTCGCGGAGAAGGAGCGGACGGGCGAGTGGGTCGACGAGGAGCCGGACGGCGATCTCGGCCAGGGCCTGAAGGACGAGGAGGGCCGCCCCAAGCGCTTCGCCTACCCGCCCCAGCTCGTCGTCGTCGACGGCGGACAGCCGCAGGTCGCGGCTGCCAAGCGGGCGCTGGACGAGCTCGGTATCGACGACATCGCCGTCTGCGGCCTCGCCAAGCGGCTGGAGGAGGTCTGGCTGCCGGACGACGACGACCCGGTCGTCCTGCCCCGCAGCAGCGAGGGCCTCTACCTGCTCCAGCGCGTCCGTGACGAGGCCCACCGCTTCGCGATCACCTACCAGCGAACCAAGCGGGCCAAACGCTTCCGCGCCGGTCCGCTGGACGAGGTGCCGGGGCTCGGCGAGGCGCGCAAGCAGGCGCTGATCAAGCACTTCGGGTCGGTGAAGAAGCTGCGCGCCGCGACGATCGAGCAGATCTGCGAGGTCCCCGGCATAGGCCGCAAGACGGCCGAGACCATCGCCGTGGCCCTCGCGCAGGCGGCACCGCCCGCCCCCGCCGTGAACACGGCGACCGGAGAGATCATTGATGATGAGGAACCCGACACCACGACGGGTTCCCCCGGAGACCCCGTGACGGCGGGCGCCCCGGAAGAACGACGGGGGCAGGAGACATGACCGAGCACGAGACACACCCCACAGACCGGCGAGAACAGACCCCAGCGGGCCCCGACAGCCCCCAGCAAGAAGCACGCCAGGAAGACGGAGCACAGGTGAGTACGGACGTCACCCCACCCGGGATCCCCGAGGCGGCCATCCCCGAGCTGGTGATCATCTCCGGCATGTCCGGGGCCGGCCGCTCGACGGCAGCCAAGTGTCTGGAGGACCTCGGCTGGTTCGTGGTCGACAACCTCCCGCCCGCCCTGATCCCCACCATGGTGGAGCTGGGCGCCCGCTCCCAGGGCAACGTGGCGCGGATCGCGGTCGTCGTCGACGTCCGAGGCCGGCGCTTCTTCGACAACCTCCGCGAGTCCCTCTCCGACCTGGCGTCGAGGAACGTCACACGGCGGATCGTCTTCCTGGAGTCCTCCGACGACGCCCTGGTGCGCCGCTTCGAGTCCGTGCGCCGCCCGCACCCCCTGCAGGGCGACGGCCGCATCGTCGACGGCATCGACGCCGAACGCGAGCTGCTGCGCGAGCTGCGTGGCGACGCCGACCTGGTGATCGACACCTCCAGCCTCAACGTGCACGAGCTGCGCGCCAAGATGGACGCCCAGTTCGCGGGCGAGGAGGAGCCCGAACTGCGGGCTACCGTCATGTCCTTCGGTTTCAAGTACGGCCTGCCGGTCGACGCCGACCTGGTCGTGGACATGCGGTTCTTGCCCAACCCGCACTGGGTGCCGGAGCTGCGCCCCTACACCGGCCTCAACGAGGAGGTCTCCACGTACGTCCTCAACCAGCCCGGCGCGAAGGAATTCCTCGACCGCTACGCCGAACTCCTCCAGCTGGTTGCCGCGGGCTACCGTCGGGAGGGCAAGCGTTATGTGACCATCGCGGTCGGTTGCACGGGCGGTAAGCACCGCTCGGTGGCCATGTCGGAGAAGCTCGCCGCGCGCCTCGCGGCCGAGGGCGTGGAGACGGTGGTCGTGCACCGGGACATGGGACGGGAATGACAGGACGTACTCCGCGGCTCGGCCGGCTGCGCAGGGTCGCCCCCGAGGGGCGCGCGGGCCGGCCGGTCGAGGCCCGCGGCGGCAAACCCCGCCGCCGCGGCACCCAGCCCAAGGTCGTCGCCCTCGGCGGCGGCATGGGCCTGTCCGCCTCGCTCACCGCACTGCGCCGGATCACCGGCGACCTCACCGGCGTCGTCACGGTGGCCGACGACGGCGGCTCCAGCGGACGTCTGCGCGACGAGCTGGGCGTGCTGCCGCCCGGCGACCTGCGCAAGGCGCTGGCCGCCCTGTGCGGCGACGACGACTGGGGCCAGACCTGGGCCCGGGTCATCCAGCACCGCTTCCAGTCGCAGGGCGAGATCAACGGCCACGCGGTCGGCAATCTGCTGATCGTCGCCCTGTGGGAACAGCTCGGCGATCACGTCCAGGCGCTGGACCTGGTCGGCAAGCTGCTCGGCGCGCAGGGGCGGGTGCTGCCCATGTCCGCCGTGCCGCTGGAGCTCCAGGCGCTGGTCAAGGGGCACGACCCGGACCGGCCGGACGACATCGACACCGTCCGGGGACAGGCGACCGTGGCGCTGACGCGCGGCGAGGTGCAGTCCGTGCACCTGGTGCCGAACGACCCGCCGGCCGTCCCCGAGGCCGTCGCCGCCGTCCTGGACGCGGACTGGGTGGTGCTCGGGCCCGGCTCCTGGTTCTCCTCGGTCATGCCGCACCTGCTGGTGCCCGAGCTGCTGGACGCTCTCATGGAGACGAAGGCGCGCCGGGTGCTCTCCTTGAACCTCGCCCCGCAACCGGGAGAAACCGACGGCTTCTCCCCGCAGCGTCATTTGGAGGTTTTGGGACGACACGCCCCTAAACTCGCCCTGGACGTGGTGCTGGCCGACGAGGCAGCCGCGCCCGACCGCGACTCGCTGACCGACGCCGCCAAACGCTTCGGGGCCGCGGTCGAGCTGGCGCCGGTGGCCCGGCCCGACGGAACCCCGAGGCATGACCCGGAGCTGTTGGCCGCCGCGTACGACCGTATTTTTCGGATGCATGGAAGGATCGGCCCATGGCGATGACGGCAGCGGTGAAGGACGAGATCTCCCGGCTCCCCGTCACCCGGACCTGCTGCAGAAAGGCGGAGGTCTCCGCCATTCTGCGGTTCGCCGGCGGCCTCCACCTGGTGAGCGGGCGCATCGTGATCGAGGCGGAGCTGGACACCGCGATGGCGGCTCGGCGGCTCAAGCGGGACATCCTGGAGATCTTCGGCCACAGCTCGGAGCTGATCGTGATGGCTCCGGGCGGTCTGCGCCGCGGCTCGCGCTATGTCGTGCGCGTGGTAGCGGGCGGCGACCAGCTGGCCCGGCAGACGGGGCTCGTCGACGGCCGCGGCCGTCCGATCCGGGGTCTGCCCCCGCAGGTGGTCTCCGGCGCGACCTGTGACGCGGAGGCGGCCTGGCGCGGGGCCTTCCTGGCCCACGGCTCGCTCACCGAGCCCGGCCGCTCCTCCTCCCTGGAGGTGACCTGCCCGGGCCCGGAGGCCGCGCTCGCGCTGGTCGGCGCCGCCCGCCGGCTCTCCATCGCGGCGAAGGCCCGCGAGGTGCGCGGGGTCGACCGGGTCGTCGTCCGCGACGGCGACGCGATCGGGGCGCTGCTCACCCGGCTCGGCGCACACGAGTCGGTGCTGGCCTGGGAGGAGCGCCGGATGCGCCGCGAGGTGCGGGCCACGGCGAACCGGCTCGCCAACTTCGACGACGCCAACCTGCGCCGTTCCGCCCGCGCCGCCGTTGCCGCCGGGGCCCGCGTCCAGCGCGCCCTGGAGATCCTCGGGGACGAGGTGCCCGAGCATCTCGCGGCGGCCGGCCGGCTGCGCATGGACCACAAGCAGGCCTCCCTGGAGGAGCTGGGCGCGCTCGCCGACCCGCCGCTGACGAAGGACGCGGTCGCCGGCCGGATCCGCCGGCTGCTGGCGATGGCCGACAAGCGCGCCTCCGACCTCGGCATCCCGGGAACGGACGCCAACCTCAGCGAGGAGCTCGCCGACAACCTGGTCGGCTGAGAACTCGTCAGAACGCCGGTGGTGTCCTCGTGCTGTCATCCGATGGGGTGACAGCACGAGGACACCACCGGCAGGTGCCTGGCCTTGAGGCG is a window encoding:
- the uvrA gene encoding excinuclease ABC subunit UvrA is translated as MADRLIVRGAREHNLKNVSLDLPRDSLIVFTGLSGSGKSSLAFDTIFAEGQRRYVESLSSYARQFLGQMDKPDVDFIEGLSPAVSIDQKSTSRNPRSTVGTITEVYDYLRLLFARIGKPHCPECSRPITRQSPQAIVDKVLELPEGSRFQVLSPLVRERKGEFVDLFADLQTKGYSRARVDGTTIQLSEPPTLKKQEKHTIEVVIDRLTVKDTAKRRLTDSVETALGLSGGMVVLDFVDLPEGDPERERMYSEHLYCPYDDLSFEELEPRSFSFNSPFGACPECTGIGTRMEVDAELIVPDEDKSLDEGAIHPWSHGHTKDYFGRLIGALADALGFRTDIPFAGLPQRAKKALLYGHKTQIEVRYRNRYGRERVYTTPFEGAVPFVKRRHGEAESDASRERFEGYMREVPCPTCEGTRLKPLVLAVTVMDKSIAEVSGMSISDCADFLGELKLNARDKKIAERVLKEVNERLRFLVDVGLDYLSLNRAAGTLSGGEAQRIRLATQIGSGLVGVLYVLDEPSIGLHQRDNHRLIETLVRLRDMGNTLIVVEHDEDTIKVADWIVDIGPGAGEHGGKVVHSGSLKELLANAESQTGQYLSGKKAIPVPDIRRPQDPSRRLTVHGARENNLQDIDVSFPLGVFTAVTGVSGSGKSTLVNDILYTHLARELNGARNVPGRHTRVDGDDLVDKVVHVDQSPIGRTPRSNPATYTGVFDHVRKLFAETTEAKVRGYLPGRFSFNVKGGRCENCAGDGTIKIEMNFLPDVYVPCEVCHGARYNRETLEVHYKGKSIADVLNMPIEEATDFFEAVPAIARHLNTLKDVGLGYVRLGQSATTLSGGEAQRVKLASELQRRSTGRTVYVLDEPTTGLHFEDISKLLKVLAGLVDKGNTVIVIEHNLDVIKTADWVVDMGPEGGAGGGLVVAEGTPEEVAGVPTSHTGKFLREVLGADRISDAAQVRAPRRTAAKKTVAARTTARKTATAKTSTANDTATKKAAGATTKATAAKKTTRARKA
- a CDS encoding carbohydrate kinase family protein; protein product: MIVVAGEALIDLVPQGTGALAGLQPALGGGPYNTAVALGRLGSPTAFCSRTSRDAFGEALLGRLRESGVDLSSVQRGAEPTTLAVATIDGNGSAAYSFYVDGTADRLFSMPATLPAGTRAVSFGTCSLVLEPGASAYEELLRAAAAQGLFTVLDPNIRPGLIPDADAYRARFKSWLPSVSLLKLSEEDAEWLGGTPREWLSAGPSAVVITQGGDGLTAFTRSGAVYAVSGEEVDVVDTIGAGDTVNAALLHGLSARDALSPAALEGLGADGWGQLLRFAARAAAITCSRAGAEPPYASELGEF
- the uvrC gene encoding excinuclease ABC subunit UvrC, which translates into the protein MADPSSYRPKPGQIPDSPGVYRFRDEHRRVIYVGKAKSLRQRLANYFQDLAGLHPRTRTMVTTAASVEWTVVSTEVEALQLEYSWIKEYDPRFNVKYRDDKSYPYLAVTMNEEYPRVQVMRGHKKKGVRYFGPYAHAWAIRDTVDLLLRVFPVRTCSAGVFKNAARTGRPCLLGYIGKCSAPCVGRISPDDHWELADEFCDFMTGRTGTYLRRLEKQMMEAAEEMEYERAARLRDDIEALKKAMEKNAVVLADATDADLIAVAEDELEAAVQIFHVRGGRVRGQRGWVTDKVEDVTTGALVEHALQQLYGEETGDSVPKEVLVPALPDPVEPVQEWLTGRRGSNVSLRIPQRGDKKALMETVERNAQQALVLHKTKRASDLTTRSRALEEIAEALDLDSAPLRIECYDISHLQGDDVVASMVVFEDGLQRKSEYRRFQIKGFEGQDDVRSMHEVITRRFRRYLAEKERTGEWVDEEPDGDLGQGLKDEEGRPKRFAYPPQLVVVDGGQPQVAAAKRALDELGIDDIAVCGLAKRLEEVWLPDDDDPVVLPRSSEGLYLLQRVRDEAHRFAITYQRTKRAKRFRAGPLDEVPGLGEARKQALIKHFGSVKKLRAATIEQICEVPGIGRKTAETIAVALAQAAPPAPAVNTATGEIIDDEEPDTTTGSPGDPVTAGAPEERRGQET
- the rapZ gene encoding RNase adapter RapZ produces the protein MTEHETHPTDRREQTPAGPDSPQQEARQEDGAQVSTDVTPPGIPEAAIPELVIISGMSGAGRSTAAKCLEDLGWFVVDNLPPALIPTMVELGARSQGNVARIAVVVDVRGRRFFDNLRESLSDLASRNVTRRIVFLESSDDALVRRFESVRRPHPLQGDGRIVDGIDAERELLRELRGDADLVIDTSSLNVHELRAKMDAQFAGEEEPELRATVMSFGFKYGLPVDADLVVDMRFLPNPHWVPELRPYTGLNEEVSTYVLNQPGAKEFLDRYAELLQLVAAGYRREGKRYVTIAVGCTGGKHRSVAMSEKLAARLAAEGVETVVVHRDMGRE
- a CDS encoding gluconeogenesis factor YvcK family protein, whose protein sequence is MTGRTPRLGRLRRVAPEGRAGRPVEARGGKPRRRGTQPKVVALGGGMGLSASLTALRRITGDLTGVVTVADDGGSSGRLRDELGVLPPGDLRKALAALCGDDDWGQTWARVIQHRFQSQGEINGHAVGNLLIVALWEQLGDHVQALDLVGKLLGAQGRVLPMSAVPLELQALVKGHDPDRPDDIDTVRGQATVALTRGEVQSVHLVPNDPPAVPEAVAAVLDADWVVLGPGSWFSSVMPHLLVPELLDALMETKARRVLSLNLAPQPGETDGFSPQRHLEVLGRHAPKLALDVVLADEAAAPDRDSLTDAAKRFGAAVELAPVARPDGTPRHDPELLAAAYDRIFRMHGRIGPWR
- the whiA gene encoding DNA-binding protein WhiA → MAMTAAVKDEISRLPVTRTCCRKAEVSAILRFAGGLHLVSGRIVIEAELDTAMAARRLKRDILEIFGHSSELIVMAPGGLRRGSRYVVRVVAGGDQLARQTGLVDGRGRPIRGLPPQVVSGATCDAEAAWRGAFLAHGSLTEPGRSSSLEVTCPGPEAALALVGAARRLSIAAKAREVRGVDRVVVRDGDAIGALLTRLGAHESVLAWEERRMRREVRATANRLANFDDANLRRSARAAVAAGARVQRALEILGDEVPEHLAAAGRLRMDHKQASLEELGALADPPLTKDAVAGRIRRLLAMADKRASDLGIPGTDANLSEELADNLVG